Genomic segment of Streptomyces zhihengii:
TGGCCGTCCTGGCCCACCCGGAGGCCGACATCGGTCTGGTGGGCTACGAGATGGCCCTGCTGGTGGACCGTGCGGGCAGCGTGCTGACGCCGGACCTCCGCGCGGAACTCCAGGGAAGTCTTCTCAACTGACAAACGGACAGTGCATTTCCCGCCACCGCACCATAAGGTGCGGTGGCGCGACCCCACAGGGACAGGGACCGGTGACCGGCGGTCGGAGGAGGAAACGTGGCAACACCCCCAGGCGGACACCCGTATGACGGTGCTCACCAGCCCCAGGGTGAGCACTCTCAGAACCGCTTCAACTTCCCCTCGACGCCGAGCGGAGGGGGCGGCGCCCAGCCGTACCAGCAGCCGCAGCCCTCGGGGACGTCGTCCTACGACCCGTCGTACCAGCCGTACGACCAGCCGTCGTACGACCGGCCCCAGGCACCGCGCGTCCAGCCGGTGGCACCCCGGCGGGCACCCGAGCCCCAGGCGGCTCCGGAGCAGAACCGGCACAACCCCCTGGTACGTCCCTACGCGATGACCGGCGGCCGGACCCGGCCGCGTTACCAGCTCGCCATCGAGGCGCTGGTCAGCACCACCGCGGATCCCTCGCGGCTGCAAGGGCAGTTGCCCGAGCACCAGCGGATCTGCAGGCTGTGCTTCGAGATCAAGTCGGTCGCCGAGATCTCGGCACTGCTCTCCATCCCCCTCGGCGTTGCCCGGATCCTCGTCGCCGACCTGGCGGAGGCCGGCCTCGTCGCCATCCATCAGCCCGGCGGCGACGATGCCGCGGGCGGCCAGCCAGCCGTGACACTGCTCGAAAGGGTGCTCAGTGGACTTCGCAAGCTCTAGCGGCGGTGCAGCCCGCTCAACCACCAGCGCGAAGATCGTGGTGGCGGGCGGCTTCGGCGTGGGCAAGACCACGTTCGTCGGCGCCGTCTCGGAGATCAACCCGCTGCGTACCGAAGCCGTCATGACGTCCGCCTCCGCGGGCATCGACGACCTCACCCACACCGGCGACAAGACGACGACGACCGTCGCCATGGACTTCGGCCGCATCACCCTCGACCAGGACCTGATCCTCTACCTGTTCGGCACCCCCGGACAGGACCGCTTCTGGTTCATGTGGGACGACCTCGTACGCGGCGCCATCGGCGCCGTCGTCCTCGTCGACACCCGCCGCCTCGCCGACTGCTTCCCCGCCGTCGACTACTTCGAGAACTCCGGGCTCCCCTTCGTCATCGCCCTCAACGGCTTCGACGGACACCAGCCCTACAACCCCGAAGAGGTCCGCGAAGCACTCCAGATCGGACCCGACACCCCCATCATCACCACCGACGCCCGCCACCGCGCGGACGCCAAGAGCGCACTGATCACCCTGGTCGAGCACGCCCTCATGGCGCGTCTGCGGTAGCGCTTCGCCGGGTGGGGGTCCCTGCCCGCCCGGCCGGCCCCGTGCCCCGCTCCTGCCGGAGCGGGGTGCGGGGCCTTCGCGCGTTCCGGGGGGGCGCCGGTGGGCGGGCGCGGGGTCGCTGCCGGTGGGCAGGTGCGGGGCCGCTGCCGGTCGGCCGGTGCGGGCCGTCGTGTCCCGCACCACGCTGCGCGCGGTGTCCTCAAACGCCGGACCGGCTGGAAAGGCGGCCAGGCCTCCGACGCAAGGTGCGGGGACCTCAGAGGAGCGAGGGGAACGCCGAGGCCCCGCACACGGGCGTGTGCGGGGCCTCGGTGGCGTCGTGGGTCAGCCCTGCCAGCTGTGGGAGGGCTGGAAGCCGCGCTGGCGCTCCAGGCGGCGCCAGCCGGCCGTGGTGCGGCCGCGGTGCGGGGCGGGGGCGGCGTCCTGGCGGGAGGCGGCGCGGGCCATCAGGATCGCGGTGATGGCCGCGAGCTCCTCGGGGTCGGCGTGGCCCTTCTCCACCCGGAGGAGGGAGAAGGGGTCGGAGGGAGTGCTCATCGGTGGTCTCCAGTCCTTCGCAGGGTCACTGCGGGGGGTTGCCGTGCTTGCGGGACGGCAGGTCTGCGTGCTTGGTGCGGAGCATGGCGAGGGACCGGATGAGGACCTCGCGGGTCTCCGCCGGGTCGATGACGTCGTCGACCAGGCCGCGCTCCGCGGCGTAGTAGGGGTGCATCAGCTCGGCCTTGTACTCCTTGACCATGCGGGTGCGCATGGCCTCGGAGTCCTCGGCGTCGGCGATCTGGCGGCGGAAGATGACGTTCGCCGCGCCCTCGGCGCCCATGACGGCGATCTCGTTGGTGGGCCAGGCGTAGGTGAGGTCGGCGCCGATGGACTGCGAGTCCATGACGATGTACGCGCCGCCGTAGGCCTTGCGCAGGATCAGCGAGATCCGGGGCACGGTGGCGTTGCAGTAGGCGTAGAGCAGCTTGGCGCCGTGGCGGATGATGCCGCCGTGCTCCTGGTCCACACCCGGCAGGAAGCCCGGCACGTCGAGGAGGGTGACGATCGGGATGTTGAAGGCGTCGCACATCTGCACGAAGCGCGCGGCCTTCTCGGACGCCTCGATGTCGAGGACGCCGGCGAGGGACTGCGGCTGGTTGGCGACGATGCCGACGACCTGGCCGTCGAGGCGGGCGAGCGCGCAGATGATGTTGCGGGCCCAGCGCTCGTGGATCTCCAGGTAGTCGCCGTCGTCGACGAGCTCCTCGATGACCTTGTGCATGTCGTACGGGCGGTTGCCGTCGGCGGGGACCAGGTCGAGGAGGACGTCCGAGCGCCGGTCGGCGGGGTCGTCGCCGGTGGTGGTCGGCGGGTTCTCGCGGTTGTTGGAGGGGAGCATGGACAGGAGGTAGCGGACCTCCGCGATGCAGGTCTCCTCGTCGTCGTACGCGAAGTGCGCGACGCCCGAGGTCTCGGCGTGCACGTCCGCGCCGCCCAGACCGTTCTGCGTGATCTCCTCGCCGGTCACCGCCTTCACCACGTCCGGACCGGTGATGAACATCTGCGAGGTCTCACGGACCATGAACACGAAGTCCGTCAGCGCCGGACTGTAGGCCGCACCGCCCGCGCACGGACCCAGCATCACCGAGATCTGCGGGATCACACCCGACGCCCTCGTGTTCCGCTGGAAGATCCCCCCGTACCCGGCCAGAGCGCTCACGCCCTCCTGGATCCGCGCACCCGCACCGTCGTTCAGCGACACCAGCGGAGCACCCGCCGAGATCGCCATGTCCATGATCTTGTGGATCTTCGTCGCGTGCGCCTCGCCCAGCGCACCCCCGAAGATCCGGAAATCGTGCGCGTACACGAAGACCGTCCGGCCCTCCACCGTGCCCCAGCCGGTCACCACACCGTCCGTGTACGGCTTCTTCGCCTCCAGACCGAACCCCGACGCCCGATGCCGCCGCAACTGCTCGACCTCACGGAACGACCCCTCGTCCAGCAGCAGGGCGATCCGCTCACGCGCCGTCAGCTTGCCCTTGGCATGCTGCGCCTCCGTCGCCCGGTCACTCGGGCCACGCTCCGCCTGCTCCCGCAGGGCATGCAGCTCGGCCACCCGGCCACGTGCGTCGGCCGGCTCGCTGCTGGTGGTCTGGTCCAAAACGGTCATGCATCGACCCTAAGGAGCCGACCACGTAAACCGTGCCGTTGACTCCGTACAGTCTCGCGACCGTTCTCCTGTCGGGCTTTCACAGAACCATTCCGTGTCGAGCGCCAACCACCAGCTCACGACCGCCGAGGATTGTGCGAGTCCCACAACACGCGCGGATGAGAGGCCGCTCACAGCAGGATGTCGTCCGTGGGCCGGCCGGGTTACGAACGGGGGCCGGGGGGCCGGATTCAGCCGCCGCAGTGGAAGCGGGCGGAGCCCCAGTCCGCGTGGTCGTTGCCGTTCCCGTCGCCGCCGTCGCCGACGACCAGCTCGACGTAGCGGGCCCCGGTCACGTCGGCGGTCAGCGGCCGGGCCGCGTCGGCGGCGGTCAGCACCGGTGACGCCGCCTTCTCGGCGCCGTCCGCGAGCACCGAGAAGCGCACGCTGCCGCGGGTGGGCTGGGCGTCGTCCACACCGACCTGGGCCGTGAAGGAGGTGCACCGGCCGCCGAGGTAGTAGCGGACGCGCGAGGGCGCGTGGGCGCCGATGCCCTTCTCGTACGCCACTCCCCCGATCCGCAGCGGCGATCCGTCGCCCGCGCCGGTGCCGCCGTTGGACATGTCGCGTTCCACGGGCCCCCAGCCGTTCTCGGCCGACGCCCAGTCGTGGTCGCTCGCCCAGGTGTCCGCGGCCGGCGGGGGCGGCAGGGTGCGCACCGTGGTCGCGGCCGTCACCTCGCGGGGCGTGCCGCCGGCCGTGTAGGCGGCGGCCGCCCCGATCGGATGGCCGCGGTAGGGGGCGTCGGCCGGCGGGGTCACCTGCCAGACGGCGGTGACCTCGGCCCCGGGCGCGACGGCGGCGAAGGAGACCGGGCCCGCGGGTGCGGCCGTCCAGCCGTCGGGCAGCGTGAGGCCGACGGAGACGTCGCGGGCCGGGGCCGTCTCGTCGTTGCCGAAGACGGCCCGGACGGTGTGGGGGCGGCCCGGCTCCAGGGCGTCGGCCGGGGCGGTGACGGACAGGGTGCCGCAGGCGGCCCGCCGCTCTGCCGGACCCAGGTCGGTGACGGTGAAGCCGTCCATCACGAAGTCCGCGCCGTCGGGGGCGCCGGCCCGCTTGCGCAGCCCCGTCCAGGTGTCGCCGCAGCCCGCGGTGACGGTCTCGGAGAAGTGCCCGGT
This window contains:
- a CDS encoding DUF742 domain-containing protein, whose product is MATPPGGHPYDGAHQPQGEHSQNRFNFPSTPSGGGGAQPYQQPQPSGTSSYDPSYQPYDQPSYDRPQAPRVQPVAPRRAPEPQAAPEQNRHNPLVRPYAMTGGRTRPRYQLAIEALVSTTADPSRLQGQLPEHQRICRLCFEIKSVAEISALLSIPLGVARILVADLAEAGLVAIHQPGGDDAAGGQPAVTLLERVLSGLRKL
- a CDS encoding GTP-binding protein, encoding MDFASSSGGAARSTTSAKIVVAGGFGVGKTTFVGAVSEINPLRTEAVMTSASAGIDDLTHTGDKTTTTVAMDFGRITLDQDLILYLFGTPGQDRFWFMWDDLVRGAIGAVVLVDTRRLADCFPAVDYFENSGLPFVIALNGFDGHQPYNPEEVREALQIGPDTPIITTDARHRADAKSALITLVEHALMARLR
- a CDS encoding acyl-CoA carboxylase subunit beta, producing the protein MTVLDQTTSSEPADARGRVAELHALREQAERGPSDRATEAQHAKGKLTARERIALLLDEGSFREVEQLRRHRASGFGLEAKKPYTDGVVTGWGTVEGRTVFVYAHDFRIFGGALGEAHATKIHKIMDMAISAGAPLVSLNDGAGARIQEGVSALAGYGGIFQRNTRASGVIPQISVMLGPCAGGAAYSPALTDFVFMVRETSQMFITGPDVVKAVTGEEITQNGLGGADVHAETSGVAHFAYDDEETCIAEVRYLLSMLPSNNRENPPTTTGDDPADRRSDVLLDLVPADGNRPYDMHKVIEELVDDGDYLEIHERWARNIICALARLDGQVVGIVANQPQSLAGVLDIEASEKAARFVQMCDAFNIPIVTLLDVPGFLPGVDQEHGGIIRHGAKLLYAYCNATVPRISLILRKAYGGAYIVMDSQSIGADLTYAWPTNEIAVMGAEGAANVIFRRQIADAEDSEAMRTRMVKEYKAELMHPYYAAERGLVDDVIDPAETREVLIRSLAMLRTKHADLPSRKHGNPPQ
- a CDS encoding acyl-CoA carboxylase subunit epsilon, yielding MSTPSDPFSLLRVEKGHADPEELAAITAILMARAASRQDAAPAPHRGRTTAGWRRLERQRGFQPSHSWQG